In a genomic window of Thiosocius teredinicola:
- a CDS encoding HMA2 domain-containing protein, with amino-acid sequence MIVSTVAGRIRVRSNRLKSAKIAQSVEARVKQLAGVNEVRINGAAASMVVHFDQRAADIEWLEDQIEAICRPQPQAKPRNGSRLSKQFNRATKVGMMSTLATSLVYIALGKKKPHAQFGIAFVAFAGLHMAKHARQLLR; translated from the coding sequence ATGATCGTCAGTACCGTTGCCGGCCGCATCCGGGTGCGTTCCAACCGTTTGAAATCCGCAAAGATTGCGCAGTCCGTCGAGGCCAGGGTCAAGCAGCTGGCCGGAGTCAATGAGGTCCGCATCAACGGCGCGGCCGCCAGCATGGTGGTGCACTTCGATCAGCGTGCGGCCGACATCGAATGGCTCGAAGACCAGATCGAGGCCATCTGCCGCCCGCAACCGCAGGCCAAGCCCAGGAACGGTTCGCGGCTGTCGAAACAGTTCAACCGGGCCACCAAGGTCGGCATGATGTCGACCCTGGCTACGTCGTTGGTCTATATCGCGCTCGGCAAGAAAAAGCCGCATGCGCAATTCGGCATCGCCTTCGTGGCCTTTGCCGGACTGCATATGGCGAAGCACGCACGGCAGCTGCTGCGATAG
- a CDS encoding heme ABC transporter ATP-binding protein has translation MTLHAHDLGFAVGGRCLLEQVDLEVSPGEVVAVVGPNGAGKSTLLKLLSGDLVPTYGGVALNGRRLRNWSRLQLAQQRAVLPQHNHLNFPFSAIEVVSMGRSPHQRVGRGHDRTIIEQVMHEADVMHLATRRFSTLSGGERQRVHLARVLAQIWDDPLGVARYLLLDEPTSALDLAHQQRTLQIAQRLAHERGIGVVAVLHDLNLTACHADRVVCLKQGRMLAQGVTDTIIDAPLLQSVYGLPLHVVPHPALHGKKLVAMGDATMPAMADTGA, from the coding sequence ATGACGCTGCATGCCCATGATCTGGGGTTCGCAGTTGGCGGGCGCTGCCTGCTCGAACAGGTGGATCTCGAGGTATCCCCCGGTGAGGTCGTAGCCGTTGTCGGTCCGAATGGGGCAGGCAAGAGCACCTTGTTGAAACTGCTGAGCGGCGATCTTGTTCCCACATATGGTGGCGTCGCGCTCAATGGTCGACGCTTGCGAAACTGGAGCCGCCTGCAACTGGCGCAACAGCGCGCGGTGTTGCCACAGCACAATCACCTGAATTTCCCTTTCTCCGCGATTGAAGTGGTGTCGATGGGCAGGTCGCCACATCAGCGGGTGGGGCGCGGTCACGACCGGACGATTATCGAACAGGTGATGCACGAGGCCGATGTGATGCACCTGGCGACACGACGTTTTTCAACCCTGTCCGGCGGCGAGCGCCAACGGGTTCACCTGGCGCGCGTGTTGGCGCAGATATGGGACGACCCGCTTGGCGTGGCGCGCTATCTGCTGCTCGACGAGCCGACCTCGGCGCTCGATCTGGCGCATCAGCAACGCACCTTGCAGATTGCCCAACGGTTGGCACATGAACGCGGCATCGGCGTGGTCGCCGTGTTGCACGACCTCAACCTGACGGCCTGTCATGCCGATCGCGTTGTCTGTCTGAAGCAGGGGCGTATGCTGGCACAGGGCGTGACCGACACGATCATCGATGCACCGTTGCTGCAGAGCGTGTACGGACTGCCGTTGCACGTGGTGCCGCATCCGGCGCTGCACGGCAAGAAGCTGGTGGCGATGGGAGACGCCACGATGCCGGCGATGGCCGACACCGGCGCCTGA
- a CDS encoding YtxH domain-containing protein, with the protein MPLPLIPLVAGAVLGGLAAYLYKDEKLRRDIKRAAGNVSDKVSDGFDELRDKVSGKPGKAADDEVVEAKPKARKKVVRKKAAAKKATAKKSVRRKAPARKKAATSAEPEPTGEAPSDEA; encoded by the coding sequence ATGCCACTTCCACTCATCCCCCTGGTAGCCGGCGCCGTGCTGGGCGGCCTGGCAGCTTACCTGTACAAAGACGAGAAGCTCAGACGCGACATCAAGCGTGCGGCCGGCAATGTCAGTGACAAGGTCAGCGACGGCTTTGACGAACTGCGCGACAAGGTTTCCGGTAAGCCAGGCAAAGCGGCCGACGACGAGGTCGTGGAGGCGAAACCCAAGGCCAGGAAAAAAGTCGTCAGAAAAAAGGCAGCCGCAAAGAAGGCGACTGCCAAGAAGTCGGTACGCCGCAAGGCGCCGGCACGCAAGAAGGCTGCGACATCGGCCGAACCCGAGCCCACCGGTGAGGCACCCAGCGACGAGGCATGA
- a CDS encoding heavy metal translocating P-type ATPase — MDMRVDSGDNGLSVVHETAHRLRLRLPMLADPLIDFSWLQTWLESIAGVTKARVNHKARSLVLEYDGSPDSRDAIVQLLRGLRRERIPSGETQPDQVAELAPMLTSAGLMLALPFMSPPVRRIATFLNISKILLTGLDTFINRGIKVEVLDAVAIGLSASKGEYLTANITDFLMELGTYLERKTERQSNRMLRQLLRPEPTLAWVERNGVLVQVPDDAISAGERIEVGPGEKIAVDGLVLDGTALVNQAAITGESVPVRKEVMDRVIAGSVIEDGRLRIEARHVGDDTTTARIARFIDDSLDKTSHTQRLAERLADKRVYLTLGTGGLVYLLTGEERRLESVFLVDYSCALKLGTPLAFKSGLFHAASNGILFKGADVVESLAAIDTVVFDKTGTLTRSELQVTDVVVLDEQRWPRDRLLAVTASIEEHASHPIAQAIVRKAHAEKLNHIDHGEVDYLVAHGMSCPVNGDRLLIGSRHYLEEHEQIRFDEFGAQIAELEAAGKTILYVGTSSEAIGLIGLRDTVRPEAAEVLRQLRRLGVRHLVMLTGDHRTRAQALADEIGIDEVFAEQVPEDKAKVIGDLRAAGRKVAFVGDGVNDGPALIAADVGIAMSRGAELARATADVVLLEDQLVLLPNALHIAKKTMQLVAVNYRAAITVNTGVMLGAALGWLSPISTAVLHNGTTVALLLKALRGLGAPGSLQLPDGSTLKTTVNDR, encoded by the coding sequence ATGGATATGCGCGTCGACAGCGGTGACAACGGGCTGAGCGTGGTTCACGAAACCGCGCATCGGCTGCGGCTGCGACTGCCGATGCTGGCCGATCCCCTGATCGATTTCTCCTGGCTGCAAACCTGGCTGGAATCGATCGCCGGTGTGACCAAGGCACGTGTCAACCACAAGGCACGATCGTTGGTGCTCGAATACGATGGCTCGCCCGACTCGCGCGACGCCATCGTGCAGCTGTTGCGCGGCCTGCGCCGTGAACGCATCCCGAGCGGCGAAACGCAGCCCGACCAGGTCGCCGAGTTGGCGCCGATGCTGACCAGCGCCGGTTTGATGCTCGCCCTGCCCTTCATGTCGCCGCCGGTACGCCGCATCGCCACCTTTCTGAACATCAGCAAGATTCTGCTGACCGGTCTGGACACCTTCATCAACCGCGGCATCAAGGTCGAGGTACTGGATGCGGTCGCCATCGGTCTGTCGGCCAGCAAGGGCGAATACCTGACCGCCAACATCACCGACTTCCTGATGGAACTGGGCACCTACCTCGAGCGCAAGACGGAACGTCAGTCGAACCGCATGCTGCGCCAATTGCTGCGCCCCGAGCCGACGCTCGCGTGGGTCGAGCGCAACGGCGTACTGGTCCAGGTGCCCGACGATGCGATCAGCGCCGGCGAACGCATCGAGGTCGGCCCCGGCGAAAAGATCGCGGTTGATGGCCTCGTGCTCGACGGCACCGCCCTGGTCAACCAGGCGGCGATTACCGGCGAGTCGGTGCCGGTGCGCAAAGAGGTCATGGATCGGGTGATCGCCGGCAGCGTGATCGAGGACGGTCGCCTGCGCATCGAGGCACGCCATGTCGGCGACGACACGACCACCGCGCGCATCGCGCGTTTCATCGACGATTCGCTCGACAAGACCTCGCACACCCAACGTCTCGCCGAACGGCTTGCCGACAAGCGGGTCTACCTGACCTTGGGGACCGGCGGCCTGGTCTACCTGCTGACCGGCGAAGAACGCCGACTCGAATCGGTGTTTCTGGTCGACTATTCCTGCGCGCTCAAACTCGGCACACCGCTGGCGTTCAAGTCCGGGCTGTTCCATGCGGCGAGCAACGGCATCCTGTTCAAAGGTGCCGACGTGGTCGAATCGCTGGCGGCGATCGATACCGTAGTGTTCGACAAGACCGGCACACTGACGCGCAGCGAACTGCAGGTGACCGACGTGGTCGTGCTCGACGAACAACGCTGGCCACGTGACCGCTTGCTCGCGGTTACCGCGTCGATCGAGGAACACGCCAGCCATCCCATCGCCCAGGCGATCGTGCGCAAGGCGCATGCCGAAAAACTCAACCATATCGACCATGGCGAGGTCGACTACCTGGTAGCACATGGCATGTCGTGCCCGGTCAACGGTGACCGCCTGCTGATCGGCAGTCGCCACTATCTCGAAGAACACGAACAGATCCGTTTCGACGAGTTTGGCGCACAGATCGCCGAACTCGAAGCTGCCGGCAAAACCATCCTGTATGTCGGCACCAGCAGCGAGGCGATCGGCCTGATTGGCCTGCGCGATACCGTGCGCCCCGAGGCGGCCGAGGTGTTGCGCCAACTGCGGCGCCTGGGCGTGCGTCACCTGGTGATGTTGACCGGTGACCATCGTACCCGCGCACAGGCATTGGCCGACGAGATCGGTATCGACGAGGTGTTTGCCGAACAGGTGCCCGAAGACAAGGCCAAGGTGATCGGCGATCTGCGCGCTGCAGGCCGCAAGGTCGCGTTCGTCGGCGACGGCGTCAACGACGGCCCGGCACTGATCGCCGCCGATGTCGGCATCGCCATGTCACGCGGTGCCGAACTCGCCCGCGCCACGGCCGACGTGGTGTTGCTCGAAGACCAGCTCGTGCTGCTGCCCAATGCGCTGCATATCGCCAAAAAGACCATGCAACTGGTCGCGGTGAATTATCGTGCGGCCATTACGGTCAATACCGGCGTGATGCTCGGCGCTGCACTGGGCTGGCTCAGTCCGATCAGTACGGCGGTCTTGCATAACGGCACGACGGTCGCATTGTTATTGAAAGCGCTGCGCGGGCTCGGTGCGCCCGGCAGCTTGCAACTCCCGGACGGGAGTACACTGAAAACCACGGTCAACGACCGTTAA
- a CDS encoding HMA2 domain-containing protein — translation MNEYVHHIPGRLRVRSKALRGAHGNHTSVLQRLRDIHGVQSVRLNHKAACVTVCYDPQQTCANCIFETLGHADKPRAAAKPKRKPSGNRGQFDIASQVGKMALNVLVSKGVNYSLSALLSKGV, via the coding sequence ATGAATGAGTATGTTCACCATATCCCCGGCCGTCTTCGTGTCCGTTCGAAGGCCTTGCGAGGCGCGCACGGTAACCACACATCGGTTTTGCAACGACTACGCGATATTCATGGCGTGCAATCGGTGCGCCTCAACCACAAGGCAGCATGCGTTACCGTCTGCTACGACCCGCAACAGACCTGCGCCAACTGTATCTTCGAAACCCTGGGGCACGCCGACAAACCCCGCGCGGCAGCGAAGCCGAAGCGCAAGCCGTCTGGCAACCGCGGGCAGTTCGACATCGCCAGCCAGGTCGGCAAGATGGCGCTGAACGTGCTGGTGAGCAAAGGCGTCAATTACTCGTTGTCGGCGTTGCTCAGCAAGGGCGTCTGA